The Naumovozyma dairenensis CBS 421 chromosome 3, complete genome genome has a window encoding:
- the CNS1 gene encoding HSP70/90 family co-chaperone CNS1 (similar to Saccharomyces cerevisiae CNS1 (YBR155W); ancestral locus Anc_8.506), which produces MSSEKPHKYTPGPNDPSLPPQLSEFKDKTTDEVLKELNRMPFFMTKLDDTDGQGGENLELEALKALAYEGEPHEIAENFKNQGNDLYKAKRFKDARDVYLKGIQIENNKDVKIKESLFANKAACELELKNFRRCINDCKNALQLNPKNVKCYFRMTRAFFALDKLEEAKESVEFGLKFDPENTSLINLHDTIIKKELQIKENELKILKEKKEKENLKIILENAIGLRHIMDIKTSVPPELIRDAKIKLDDPMDFESQLIYPAVIMYPTTNEFDFVAEVSELTTVQELLDLLMDRPKEWFQLEGHENFSSKKLIAYMETQSGGLIKAGKKLSFHDILVKDSPKVPIFYSALKIYLVPKAESETWLAKWDKTKALMRRSAD; this is translated from the coding sequence ATGTCCTCAGAAAAACCTCACAAATATACTCCAGGACCAAATGATCCATCATTACCACCACAATTATCTGAATTCAAAGATAAAACAACAGATGAAGTcttaaaagaattaaatagAATGCCCTTCTTCATGACAAAATTAGATGATACTGATGGTCAAGGTGGTGAAAATTTAGAATTGGAAGCCCTAAAGGCATTAGCTTATGAAGGTGAACCTCATGAAATTGctgaaaattttaaaaatcaAGGGAATGATTTATACAAAGCTAAAAGATTTAAAGACGCTAGAGATGTTTACCTTAAGGGgattcaaattgaaaataataaagatgtgaaaattaaagaaagtTTGTTTGCTAATAAGGCTGCTTGtgaattggaattgaaaaattttagACGTTGTATTAATGATTGTAAAAATGCTTTGCAGTTGAATCCTAAGAATGTTAAATGTTATTTTAGAATGACAAGGGCATTTTTTGCGCTTGACAAGTTGGAAGAAGCTAAAGAATCTGTAGAGTTTGGGTTGAAGTTTGATCCTGAAAATacttctttaattaatCTTCATGATACAATTATTAAGAAGGAATTacaaattaaagaaaatgaattgaaaatcttaaaggaaaagaaagaaaaggaaaactTGAAAATTATTCTTGAAAATGCTATAGGATTAAGACATATAATGGATATTAAAACAAGTGTACCACCTGAATTGATACGAGATGccaaaattaaattagatGATCCAATGGATTTTGAATctcaattaatttatccGGCAGTTATCATGTATCcaacaacaaatgaatTCGATTTTGTTGCTGAAGTTAGTGAATTGACTACAGTccaagaattattagatttatTGATGGATAGACCAAAGGAATGGTTCCAATTGGAAGGCCACGAAAATTTCTCatctaaaaaattaattgcATATATGGAAACTCAATCTGGTGGTTTGATTAAAGCCggtaaaaaattatctttcCATGATATATTAGTGAAGGACTCTCCAAAGGTTCCAATCTTCTATAGTgcattgaaaatatatctcGTTCCAAAAGCAGAAAGTGAAACTTGGTTAGCTAAATGGGATAAGACAAAGGCTTTAATGAGAAGATCAGCCGACTAA